A region from the Pseudomonas cucumis genome encodes:
- a CDS encoding MalY/PatB family protein, which produces MTFDFDQVFDRHGTGSTKWSRYPADVLPMWVADMDFAAPPAIIQALQKRLEHPMLGYSVAQDDLRDAIVADLWSKYAWRVQPQELVFLPGIESGFNMALHALVQPQQNVVVQTPNYPPLRHAPGHWQLNKIELDFDALADGTYATPLDALRQALQGGGALLLSNPHNPLGKVFPREELQAVADICLEQDAWIISDEIHSELCFDGRVHIPTASLSPQIAKRTITLMSASKAYNIAGLKTAFMIIQDAALRHRVNSARCGMVDSVNPLGLEATRVAYSEGRPWLTELMAYLQSNRDYLVEAVRIRLPGVTMNVPQGTYLAWLDCTALELDNPQQFFLEQAKVGLSAGLDFGDNARQFVRLNFGCPRALLEEGIARMERSLRNR; this is translated from the coding sequence ATGACTTTCGATTTTGATCAGGTGTTCGACCGCCATGGCACCGGCAGTACCAAATGGAGTCGCTACCCGGCCGACGTATTGCCGATGTGGGTCGCCGACATGGATTTCGCCGCGCCGCCAGCGATCATTCAGGCACTGCAAAAACGCCTGGAACATCCGATGCTCGGTTACAGCGTGGCGCAGGATGACTTGCGTGACGCCATCGTCGCCGACCTGTGGAGCAAGTACGCCTGGCGCGTGCAACCCCAGGAGCTGGTATTCCTGCCGGGTATCGAGTCAGGTTTCAACATGGCCCTGCATGCGCTGGTTCAGCCGCAGCAGAACGTGGTCGTGCAGACGCCCAACTACCCGCCGCTGCGCCATGCACCGGGCCACTGGCAGTTGAACAAGATCGAACTGGACTTCGACGCCTTGGCCGATGGCACTTATGCGACGCCACTCGATGCCTTGCGCCAGGCGCTGCAAGGGGGCGGCGCGCTGCTGCTGAGCAACCCGCATAACCCACTGGGCAAGGTCTTCCCGCGCGAGGAACTGCAAGCAGTTGCCGACATTTGCCTGGAGCAGGACGCCTGGATCATCTCCGACGAGATCCACTCCGAACTGTGCTTCGACGGGCGCGTGCACATTCCGACTGCCTCTCTCAGCCCGCAGATCGCCAAGCGCACCATCACCCTGATGTCGGCGAGCAAGGCCTACAACATCGCCGGCTTGAAGACTGCGTTCATGATCATTCAGGACGCGGCATTGCGTCATCGGGTCAACAGCGCCCGCTGCGGCATGGTCGACAGCGTCAACCCACTGGGCCTGGAAGCCACCCGCGTCGCCTACAGCGAAGGCCGCCCATGGCTGACCGAGCTCATGGCTTACCTGCAAAGCAATCGGGATTATCTGGTGGAGGCGGTTCGCATTCGGTTGCCGGGCGTAACCATGAACGTGCCCCAGGGCACTTACCTGGCGTGGCTCGATTGCACGGCGCTGGAACTGGACAACCCCCAGCAGTTCTTCCTCGAACAGGCCAAGGTCGGGCTGAGCGCAGGGCTGGATTTTGGCGATAACGCCCGGCAGTTCGTGCGCCTGAACTTCGGCTGCCCGCGGGCGCTGCTGGAAGAAGGGATCGCGCGGATGGAGCGTAGTTTGCGTAACCGCTGA
- the fdxH gene encoding formate dehydrogenase subunit beta translates to MASQDIIARSATTTMPPSVRTQEEVAKLIDTTKCIGCKACQVACSEWNELRDDVGHNLGTYDNPHDLSADTWTLMRFTEHETDAGNLEWLIRKDGCMHCAEPGCLAACPSPGAIIKHANGIVDFDQDHCIGCGYCITGCPFNIPRISQKDHKAYKCTLCSDRVAVGLEPACVKTCPTGAIVFGSKEDMKEHAAERIVDLKSRGFENAGLYDPAGVGGTHVMYVLHHADTPRLYAGLPDHPAISPLVDLWKGLSKPLALLAMGAAVLAGFFHYVRVGPQLVEEDEHPVTLDPAVHEFDPSVHTFDPTKPGGEDRP, encoded by the coding sequence ATGGCCAGCCAAGACATCATCGCCCGTTCGGCCACCACCACCATGCCGCCTTCGGTGCGCACCCAAGAGGAAGTGGCCAAGCTGATCGACACCACCAAGTGCATCGGCTGCAAGGCCTGCCAGGTCGCCTGCTCGGAATGGAACGAGCTGCGCGACGATGTCGGTCACAACCTCGGCACTTACGACAACCCTCATGATCTCAGCGCAGACACCTGGACCCTGATGCGCTTCACCGAGCATGAAACCGACGCCGGCAACCTCGAATGGCTGATCCGCAAGGACGGCTGCATGCATTGCGCCGAACCCGGCTGCCTGGCGGCGTGCCCGAGCCCCGGCGCGATCATCAAGCACGCCAATGGCATCGTCGATTTCGATCAGGATCATTGCATCGGCTGCGGGTATTGCATCACCGGTTGCCCGTTCAACATTCCGCGCATCTCGCAAAAGGATCACAAAGCCTATAAATGCACGCTGTGTTCGGACCGGGTAGCGGTGGGGCTGGAGCCGGCTTGCGTGAAAACCTGCCCGACCGGCGCCATCGTTTTCGGCAGCAAGGAAGACATGAAAGAACACGCTGCCGAACGTATCGTCGACCTCAAGAGCCGTGGTTTCGAAAACGCCGGTTTGTATGACCCCGCAGGCGTCGGCGGCACCCACGTCATGTATGTGCTGCACCATGCCGACACGCCCAGGTTGTATGCCGGGTTGCCGGATCACCCGGCGATCAGTCCGCTGGTGGACCTGTGGAAAGGCCTGAGCAAACCCCTGGCGCTGCTGGCCATGGGCGCGGCTGTACTGGCCGGGTTCTTCCATTACGTGCGCGTCGGGCCACAACTGGTCGAGGAGGACGAACATCCAGTCACCCTCGACCCGGCGGTGCATGAATTCGATCCCTCGGTGCACACCTTTGATCCGACGAAACCCGGCGGGGAGGACAGGCCATGA
- a CDS encoding SDR family oxidoreductase, producing MTDYPKPPFPKQSQPVPGVQTKMDPYPDCGEQSYKGSGRLEGKIALITGGDSGIGRAVAIAFAREGADVVVAYLNETEDAQETARWVEQAGRQCLLLPGDVAQKAHCQALVDKTIERFGRIDVLVNNAAFQMSHENIEDIPDEEWVMTFDVNITAMFRLCQAALKHMKPGSSIINTSSVNSDMPKPTLLAYATTKGAIANFTAGLAQMLGPKNIRVNSVAPGPIWTPLIVSTMPEEEVQNFGAQTPLGRPGQPVEVAPIYVLLASDEASYITGQRYGVTGGKPML from the coding sequence ATGACTGACTATCCAAAACCACCCTTCCCGAAACAAAGCCAGCCAGTCCCCGGGGTTCAAACGAAAATGGACCCTTACCCGGATTGTGGCGAGCAGAGCTACAAAGGTTCGGGGCGGCTGGAGGGCAAAATCGCCCTGATCACCGGTGGCGACAGCGGCATTGGCCGTGCGGTGGCGATTGCGTTCGCCCGGGAAGGCGCGGATGTAGTGGTTGCCTATCTGAATGAAACTGAAGATGCGCAGGAAACCGCGCGCTGGGTCGAACAGGCCGGTCGTCAATGTCTGCTGCTGCCCGGCGATGTGGCGCAGAAAGCGCACTGCCAGGCGCTGGTGGATAAAACCATCGAGCGCTTTGGCCGGATCGACGTTCTGGTCAACAACGCCGCGTTCCAGATGAGCCACGAAAACATCGAGGACATCCCCGACGAAGAATGGGTGATGACCTTCGATGTGAACATCACGGCCATGTTCAGGCTCTGTCAGGCTGCGCTGAAGCACATGAAACCCGGCAGTTCGATCATCAACACCAGTTCGGTCAACTCCGACATGCCCAAGCCGACGTTGCTGGCCTACGCGACCACGAAAGGCGCGATTGCCAACTTCACCGCCGGCCTGGCGCAGATGCTGGGGCCAAAGAACATCCGGGTGAACAGCGTGGCGCCGGGGCCGATCTGGACGCCGCTGATCGTCTCGACCATGCCCGAGGAAGAGGTGCAAAACTTCGGCGCGCAAACCCCGCTCGGCCGTCCCGGTCAACCGGTGGAAGTCGCGCCGATCTATGTGCTGCTGGCCTCGGATGAAGCCAGTTACATCACCGGGCAACGGTATGGCGTCACGGGCGGCAAGCCGATGCTTTGA
- a CDS encoding formate dehydrogenase subunit gamma encodes MNNKPILRYTANQRTNHWLVAIVFLMAALSGLALFHPGLFWLSNLFGGGSWTRILHPYMGVAMFVLFLGLVFSFWRANYFSANDRLWLRRVGTVMRNEEEGVPPIGKYNPAQKVLFWVLLLCMLVLLFTGLVIWRAWFSAYFGITSIRWAMLLHALAGFILVLSIIVHVYAGIWIRGSVHAMVRGRVSRAWARKHHELWYREVTQDETPERPITKKG; translated from the coding sequence ATGAACAACAAACCGATCCTGCGCTACACCGCCAACCAGCGCACCAATCACTGGCTGGTGGCGATTGTGTTTCTCATGGCCGCGCTGTCGGGGCTCGCCTTGTTTCACCCGGGGCTGTTCTGGCTCAGCAACCTGTTTGGCGGCGGTTCGTGGACGCGCATTCTGCATCCGTACATGGGCGTGGCGATGTTTGTGCTGTTCCTCGGCCTGGTGTTCAGTTTCTGGCGGGCGAACTACTTCAGCGCCAACGACCGGTTGTGGCTCAGGCGCGTCGGGACGGTCATGCGCAACGAAGAGGAGGGCGTGCCACCGATCGGCAAATACAACCCGGCGCAGAAAGTGCTGTTCTGGGTGTTGCTGCTCTGCATGCTGGTGCTGTTGTTCACCGGGCTGGTGATCTGGCGTGCCTGGTTCAGCGCGTATTTCGGCATCACCAGTATTCGCTGGGCGATGCTGCTGCATGCACTGGCGGGGTTCATCCTGGTGCTGAGCATTATCGTCCACGTCTACGCCGGTATCTGGATTCGCGGCTCGGTCCACGCCATGGTGCGTGGCAGGGTCAGCCGCGCCTGGGCGAGAAAACACCATGAACTCTGGTACCGGGAAGTGACCCAAGACGAAACGCCTGAGCGACCGATCACAAAAAAAGGATGA
- the fdnG gene encoding formate dehydrogenase-N subunit alpha codes for MDLNRRQFFKVAGLGLAGSSLGALGMAPTPAFAEQVRHFKLAHTHETRNTCPYCSVGCGLIMYSQGDNAKNVAQSIIHIEGDADHPVNRGTLCPKGAGLLDFIHSPSRLQYPQVRKPGTTEWTRISWDEALDRIADLMKADRDANFIEKNAQGQTVNRWLTTGFLAASASSNEAGYITHKVIRSLGMLGFDNQARVUHGPTVASLAPTYGRGAMTNHWTDIANANLVLVMGGNAAEAHPCGFKWVTEAKAHNKARLIVVDPRFTRTASVADYYAPIRTGTDIAFMGGLINYLLTEDKIQHEYVRAYTDVSFIVKANYGFEDGLFSGYDASKRIYTDKSGWGYEIGEDGFAKVDPTLQDPRCVYQLMKQHYSRYTLELASQVCGMPVDAMKKIWEEIATCSQPGKTMTILYALGWTQHSTGSQMIRSAAMVQLLLGNVGMPGGGVNALRGHSNIQGLTDLGLLSNLLPGYLTLPAEAEQDYNAYIAKRALKPLRPGQMSYWQNYGKFHVSLMKAWYGANATVENNWGYDWLPKLDIPGYDILKMFDMMGKGQVNGYMCQGFNPIAALPDKNRVMKALAQLKWLVVMDPLATETSEFWRNVGPYNDVETANIQTEVIRLPTTCFAEENGSLVNSGRWLQWHWKGADGPGQARTDIKIMAELFLRLRKRYQADGGAWAEPILKLDWPYKVADDPTPEELAREFNGYAVSDITDASGAMIKTGQQLSGFGQLKDDGSTASGCWIFCGSWTEQGNLMARRDNSDPFGMKQNLGWAWAWPMNRRILYNRASCDPQGKPWDPNKRLVWWNGKVWTGTDVPDYKADAAPEAGINPFIMNPEGVARFFALDKMNEGPFPEHYEPFETPIGINPMHPNNKQATSNPAGRIFDSVWDTLGQAKDFPYAATSYRLTEHFHFWSKHCPINAITQPEQFVEIGEVLAKEKGIAAGDRVRVSCKRGHIEAVAVVTKRIRPLQVNNQVVHQIGIPLHWGFTGATRHGYLTNTLVPFLGDGNTQTPESKSFLVNVEKV; via the coding sequence ATGGACCTCAACCGTCGTCAGTTCTTCAAGGTCGCTGGTCTCGGCCTTGCGGGATCCAGCCTCGGCGCGCTGGGCATGGCCCCGACGCCCGCTTTCGCCGAACAAGTGCGTCATTTCAAGCTCGCCCATACCCATGAAACCCGCAACACCTGCCCGTACTGCTCGGTCGGTTGCGGCTTGATCATGTACAGCCAGGGCGATAACGCGAAGAATGTCGCCCAGAGCATCATTCACATCGAAGGCGATGCCGACCACCCCGTCAATCGCGGCACCCTCTGCCCCAAAGGCGCAGGCCTGCTCGATTTCATTCACAGCCCCAGCCGTCTCCAGTACCCGCAGGTGCGCAAGCCCGGCACCACGGAGTGGACGCGAATCTCCTGGGATGAAGCGCTGGATCGCATCGCCGACCTGATGAAGGCCGACCGCGACGCCAACTTCATCGAGAAGAACGCCCAGGGGCAGACAGTGAATCGCTGGCTGACCACCGGTTTCCTCGCAGCGTCGGCGTCGTCCAACGAAGCGGGTTACATCACCCACAAGGTGATTCGCAGTCTCGGCATGCTGGGGTTTGATAACCAGGCACGTGTCTGACATGGCCCGACGGTGGCAAGTCTTGCCCCGACGTATGGCCGTGGTGCCATGACCAACCACTGGACCGATATCGCCAACGCGAATCTGGTTCTGGTGATGGGTGGCAATGCCGCCGAAGCGCACCCTTGCGGTTTCAAATGGGTGACCGAAGCCAAAGCCCACAACAAGGCGCGGCTGATTGTGGTCGACCCGCGTTTCACCCGTACGGCCTCGGTGGCCGACTATTACGCGCCGATCCGCACCGGTACCGACATTGCCTTCATGGGCGGGCTGATCAATTACCTGCTGACCGAAGACAAGATCCAGCACGAATACGTACGTGCCTATACGGACGTGTCGTTCATCGTCAAGGCCAACTACGGTTTCGAGGACGGGTTGTTCAGCGGTTACGACGCGAGCAAGCGCATCTACACCGATAAGTCCGGCTGGGGCTATGAAATCGGCGAGGACGGCTTTGCCAAAGTCGACCCGACCTTGCAAGACCCACGCTGCGTCTACCAATTAATGAAGCAGCATTACAGCCGCTACACCCTGGAACTGGCCAGTCAGGTCTGCGGCATGCCCGTGGACGCGATGAAAAAAATCTGGGAGGAGATCGCCACCTGCTCGCAACCGGGCAAAACCATGACGATTCTCTACGCGCTGGGTTGGACCCAGCATTCGACCGGCTCGCAGATGATCCGCAGCGCGGCGATGGTGCAACTGCTGTTGGGCAACGTCGGCATGCCGGGCGGGGGCGTCAACGCCCTGCGCGGGCACTCCAACATCCAGGGCCTGACCGACCTGGGCTTGCTGTCCAACCTGCTGCCCGGTTACCTGACCCTGCCGGCCGAGGCCGAACAGGATTACAACGCCTACATCGCCAAGCGCGCACTCAAGCCGCTGCGTCCCGGGCAGATGTCTTACTGGCAGAACTACGGCAAGTTCCACGTCAGCCTGATGAAAGCCTGGTACGGCGCCAATGCCACTGTCGAGAATAACTGGGGCTACGACTGGCTGCCCAAGCTGGACATTCCCGGCTACGACATCCTGAAAATGTTCGACATGATGGGCAAAGGGCAGGTCAATGGCTACATGTGCCAGGGCTTCAACCCCATCGCCGCCTTGCCGGACAAGAACCGGGTGATGAAGGCGCTGGCCCAGCTCAAGTGGCTGGTGGTGATGGACCCGTTGGCCACCGAAACCTCGGAGTTCTGGCGCAACGTCGGGCCGTACAACGATGTGGAAACGGCCAACATCCAGACCGAAGTCATCCGCCTGCCTACCACCTGTTTCGCCGAAGAAAACGGTTCACTGGTCAACAGCGGTCGCTGGCTGCAATGGCACTGGAAGGGTGCCGACGGCCCGGGGCAGGCGCGCACAGACATAAAGATCATGGCCGAGTTGTTCTTGCGCCTGCGCAAGCGTTATCAGGCCGACGGCGGTGCCTGGGCCGAGCCGATCCTCAAGCTCGACTGGCCCTACAAAGTAGCGGATGACCCGACACCGGAAGAGCTGGCCCGGGAATTCAACGGCTACGCCGTATCCGATATCACCGACGCTTCGGGCGCGATGATCAAGACCGGTCAGCAGCTGTCCGGCTTTGGCCAACTCAAGGACGATGGCAGCACGGCGTCCGGGTGCTGGATTTTCTGCGGCAGCTGGACCGAGCAGGGCAACCTGATGGCCCGGCGTGACAACAGCGATCCTTTCGGCATGAAGCAGAACCTGGGCTGGGCCTGGGCCTGGCCGATGAACCGACGGATCCTCTACAACCGCGCCTCTTGCGACCCTCAAGGCAAACCGTGGGACCCAAACAAACGGCTGGTGTGGTGGAACGGCAAGGTCTGGACCGGCACCGACGTGCCCGACTACAAGGCCGACGCCGCACCGGAAGCGGGCATCAACCCGTTCATCATGAACCCCGAAGGCGTGGCGCGTTTCTTCGCCCTCGACAAGATGAACGAAGGGCCATTCCCGGAGCACTATGAGCCGTTCGAGACGCCCATCGGCATCAACCCGATGCACCCCAACAACAAGCAGGCGACCAGCAACCCGGCCGGGCGGATCTTCGATTCAGTCTGGGACACCCTCGGGCAGGCCAAGGACTTCCCTTATGCGGCGACCAGCTACCGGCTGACCGAACACTTCCATTTCTGGTCCAAGCATTGCCCGATCAACGCTATTACCCAGCCCGAACAGTTTGTCGAAATCGGTGAAGTCCTGGCCAAGGAGAAGGGCATTGCCGCAGGTGACCGGGTTCGGGTCAGTTGCAAGCGCGGGCACATCGAAGCGGTGGCGGTGGTGACCAAGCGGATTCGTCCGCTGCAGGTCAACAATCAGGTGGTGCATCAGATCGGTATCCCGTTGCATTGGGGCTTCACCGGCGCCACCCGCCACGGTTACCTGACCAACACCCTGGTGCCGTTCCTCGGCGATGGCAACACACAGACCCCGGAATCCAAGTCATTCCTGGTCAACGTGGAGAAAGTCTAA